The following coding sequences lie in one Primulina huaijiensis isolate GDHJ02 chromosome 2, ASM1229523v2, whole genome shotgun sequence genomic window:
- the LOC140971829 gene encoding uncharacterized protein translates to MILQPCSTQPISNSFLVPRLKKSFHSCRNCIDSRHGSFKIRALETGFGQLNAEKAFGSRAESKYDNLIWPYPSDEIPFWKREFPSLDISSNGHVNISKDPDLMHIAHITAEMAPIAKVGGLGDVVTGLARACLTRGHKVDVFLPFYECINKQQIKDLELVVTYKSFHDEDWIPVNMYRGVVSGIQVMLVQPTNHFFKGQFVYGGSYNELEAYLFFSRACLEWMQVTGTQPDIIHVHEWQTGGLPLLYWDMYHHLSLKKPRIVLTIHNMEHYGECRKEQLSKCGLDGSTYATEEKAVDDRTVGHNPERLSLLKGGIVYSNSVVTVSPTYLKETLCSGWLSGTLIRHRDKYFGVLNGIDTTIWNPSTDVFLPAKFDASEIEGKKICKLYVQKGLDLASEGLQQGPDRVPLVVCITRLVAQKGLHLITNAIKYVEGLGGQMVVLGKASDARVEREFEGLAKLYNQGSSIRILLMYSEELSHMLYAAADMVLVPSIYEPCGLAQMIGMRYGAVPVVRKTGGLADTVFDMDDNSQPELANGFVFEGIDEGSLNWALDRAFSYYRQKADEWGGIVKKVMQSDNSWNNTAGKYIDIYNSVRVKEY, encoded by the exons ATGATTCTTCAGCCCTGTTCCACCCAGCCCATTTCGAACTCATTTTTAGTGCCCCGTTTGAAAAAAAGCTTCCATAGTTGCCGTAATTGCATTGATTCACGACACGGCAGTTTCAAGATTCGTGCTCTTGAAACTGGTTTTGGTCAG CTAAATGCTGAAAAAGCTTTTGGTTCAAGAGCAGAGTCGAAATATGATAATCTTATCTGGCCTTATCCCAGTGATGAAATTCCATTCTGGAAGAGAGAGTTTCCATCTTTGGATATTAGCTCAAATGGTCATGTCAATATTTCGAAGGACCCTGATCTTATGCACATCGCTCACATAACGGCTGAAATGGCACCTATAGCAAAAGTAGGAGGTCTCGGTGATGTGGTGACGGGGCTTGCCAGGGCATGTTTAACACGTGGCCATAAAGTAGATGTTTTTTTACCTTTCTATGAGTGCATCAACAAACAGCAGATCAAAGATTTGGAATTGGTTGTAACTtataaatcatttcatgatgAGGATTGGATCCCTGTTAATATGTATCGCGGAGTAGTTTCAGGCATTCAAGTGATGCTCGTTCAACCTACCAATCACTTTTTCAAGGGACAGTTTGTGTATGGAGGCTCATATAATGAGCTGGAGGCATATTTGTTCTTCAGTCGTGCTTGTCTTGAATGGATGCAG GTTACCGGAACCCAGCCTGACATTATTCATGTCCATGAATGGCAAACTGGGGGTTTGCCCTTGCTATACTGGGACATGTACCATCATCTTTCTCTTAAA AAACCAAGAATTGTGTTGACTATCCACAATATGGAGCACTATGGAGAGTGCAG AAAAGAGCAACTCAGCAAGTGTGGTCTTGATGGATCAACATATGCAACGGAAGAGAAG GCAGTAGATGATCGAACTGTTGGGCATAATCCTGAGAGATTAAGCTTACTTAAAGGAGGCATTGTGTACAGCAATTCAGTTGT CACAGTTTCTCCAACATATCTCAAGGAAACACTTTGCTCTGGATGGCTGTCTGGCACATTGATAAGACACCGGGACAA GTACTTCGGTGTCTTGAACGGGATCGATACTACAATATGGAACCCATCTACGGATGTTTTCTTGCCTGCTAAGTTTGATg CTAGCGAGATCGAGGGAAAGAAGATATGCAAACTTTATGTTCAGAAAGGCCTTGACTTGGCTTCGGAAGGACTTCAACAGGGCCCTGATAGGGTCCCCCTGGTAGTTTGCATTACCAGACTAGTTGCTCAGAAAGGTCTTCATTTGATTACTAATGCAATCAAATATGTTGAAGGACTt GGTGGACAAATGGTGGTTTTGGGAAAAGCTTCAGATGCTCGGGTTGAAAGAGAATTTGAAGGTCTTGCCAAGTTG TACAATCAAGGTTCCAGTATCCGGATCCTTCTTATGTACAG TGAGGAGTTGTCCCACATGCTTTATGCTGCTGCTGACATGGTGTTGGTTCCGTCTATATATGAGCCATGTGGACTGGCTCAGATGATAGGAATGCGTTATGGAGCG GTACCTGTAGTCAGAAAGACCGGTGGCCTCGCAGACACTGTGTTtgacatggatgataattcgcAACCTGAATTAGCGAACGG CTTTGTCTTTGAAGGAATTGATGAAGGATCTTTGAACTGGGCATTAGACCGTGCATTTTCTTACTACCGACAAA AAGCAGATGAATGGGGAGGCATAGTGAAGAAGGTTATGCAGTCAGATAATAGCTGGAATAATACAGCAGGAAAGTATATCGACATCTACAACTCCGTTAGAGTAAAGGAGTATTGA
- the LOC140971817 gene encoding pentatricopeptide repeat-containing protein At3g42630 — protein MEFLQVHPPMKMLGPKDFQRFPMKNGVRNHSLLPMSMHGKDEKYTDLCDAWNCEPPNQKLRVEGFPKGSGKLVPAEKLKVVWDEVLKSEVVPDAQSVSKIISICGSIGDFDMITRILRLMQLNDAELLHDIFRLTISCFGKRGQLECMELLIKEMVSLGYSVDSATGNAYVLYYSSFGTLAEMEVAYGRLKRSRILLEGEGIRAISFAYIKENKFYALGQFLQDVGLSRRDVGNLIWNLLLLSYAADFKMKSLQRGFVRMVEVGFRPDLNTFNIRALAFSKMSLLWDLHLSLEHMTHESVAPDLVTYGCVVDAYMDRGLARNLKFAFSKLNWNSSVSVLTDPLVFEAMGKSDFHSSSELVLGNVKKKDWTYKKLIDIYLKKRFRSNQIFWNY, from the exons ATGGAATTTTTGCAAGTACATCCTCCCATGAAGATGCTCGGACCAAAGGATTTTCAGCGTTTTCCCATGAAAAATGGAGTCAGAAACCACTCTTTGCTTCCTATG AGTATGCATGGAAAAGATGAGAAATATACCGATTTGTGTGATGCTTGGAATTGTGAACCACCAAACCAAAAACTAAGGGTGGAAGGATTTCCCAAGGGTTCAGGAAAACTTGTTCCTGCTGAGAAACTAAAG GTGGTTTGGGATGAAGTGTTGAAGAGTGAGGTTGTGCCTGACGCTCAATCAGTTTCAAAAATAATCAGTATTTGTGGTAGCATAGGAGATTTTGATATGATTACCAGAATTCTGCGTCTTATGCAGCTGAACGATGCTGAACTTTTACATGATATCTTTAGACTGACTATCTCGTGTTTTGGGAAGAGGGGACAGCTAGAGTGCATGGAGCTTTTGATTAAGGAGATGGTTTCCCTGGGATATTCTGTTGATTCCGCCACTGGAAATGCTTATGTATTGTATTACAGCTCTTTTGGTACTTTGGCTGAGATGGAAGTTGCTTATGGCCGTCTCAAGAGGTCACGGATTCTTTTAGAGGGAGAAGGGATCAGGGCCATTTCATTTGCTTATATCAAGGAAAATAAGTTTTACGCTTTAGGCCAATTTCTGCAGGATGTAGGTCTTAGTAGGAGAGATGTTGGTAATCTTATTTGGAATCTGTTATTACTATCCTACGCCGcagattttaaaatgaaaagccTTCAAAGGGGGTTTGTGAGGATGGTGGAGGTGGGATTCAGACCCGATCTCAATACCTTTAATATTAGAGCTCTGGCTTTCTCAAAAATGTCTTTACTTTGGGACCTGCATCTGAGTCTTGAACACATGACACATGAATCAGTGGCTCCTGATTTGGTGACTTACGGTTGTGTTGTGGATGCATACATGGACAGGGGACTagcaagaaatttgaaattcgcATTTAGCAAATTGAATTGGAACAGTTCTGTTTCAGTATTGACCGATCCACTTGTTTTTGAGGCAATGGGAAAAAGCGACTTTCATTCCAGTTCTGAGTTAGTTTTGGGGAATGTTAAAAAAAAGGATTGGACTTACAAAAAGCTAATTGATATCTATCTTAAGAAAAGGTTCCGGAGTAATCAAATATTTTGGAATTACTAA
- the LOC140971832 gene encoding uncharacterized protein, producing MKPVVGMVVSNKMQKSVVVAVDRLFHHKLYNRYVKRTSKFMAHDEQNQCNIGDRVRLDPSRPLSKRKNWLVAEILKKAKIYVPPSLRKVGSGPDDSSSRAS from the exons ATGAAGCCGGTGGTGGGGATGGTCGTCTCAAACAAAATGCAGAAATCGGTGGTGGTGGCGGTGGATCGGCTCTTCCACCATAAGCTCTACAACCGATACGTGAAGCGCACCTCCAAATTTATGGCACACGACGAGCAAAACCAATGCAACATCGGCGATCGT GTGAGGTTGGATCCTTCGAGGCCCCTTAGCAAGCGGAAGAATTGGTTGGTGGCTGAAATTCTTAAGAAAGCAAAGATATATGTGCCGCCGTCGCTTAGAAAGGTAGGGAGTGGACCCGATGATTCGAGCAGCAGGGCCTCATGA
- the LOC140958593 gene encoding U-box domain-containing protein 35-like, protein MVVVAIDKDKGSQGALKWAVDNLLSKGKSVTLLHVKLKHPPSRNGSFSGNGDASKVSKGTLPIDGQTKELFYPFRCFCTRKDIRVNEVAVEDIDVSRALIDYVNNNLIENLVVGSTVKNGFMRRFKIVDIPGNVSKGAPEFCNVYVISKGKISSVRSASLLVPTESPSQAQNQVNPQSGSTDTNFMQSNNARGMRNIVNRPLPLASKTPMDEIDTIESPFTRGNASNRSYGDFATLDTDTSFVSSGRPSTERMIHTLDPEMSMASRLSNSSDTENRSSFGSQFSNAMSSDANYSFGILSSSSHESGNYSWSGSQTLDDVEAEMARLKMELKQTMDMYSTACKEALCAKQKALELNRWKMEERQKLEEARLAEEAALAMAEKEKEKCRAAIEKAETAQRIAELEAHKRMNAEMKAVKEAEEKKKVLQKLAHGDARYRKYTIEEIEVATEYFSQTRKIGEGGYGPVYKCYLDHTPVAIKVLRPDAAQGRSQFQQEVEVLSCIRHPNMVLLLGACPEYGCLVYEYMANGSLDDCLFRRGNNPVLSWQLRFRIAAEIGTGLLFLHQTKPEPLVHRDLKPGNILLDRNFVSKISDVGLARLVPHSVADNATQYLMTSTAGTFCYIDPEYQQTGMLGIKSDIYSFGVMLLQIITARSPMGLTHHIERAIERGTFADVLDQAVTDWPVEEAMNFAKLALKCTELRRKDRPDLGTVILPELERLRALAEESMPNIAQIPSRKTSPN, encoded by the exons ATGGTGGTAGTTGCTATAGACAAGGACAAAGGAAGCCAAGGTGCATTGAAATGGGCAGTCGATAATCTCTTGTCCAAAGGGAAAAGTGTAACCCTGCTCCATGTCAAGCTCAAGCACCCTCCTTCACGTAAT GGAAGTTTCTCAGGGAACGGGGATGCTTCAAAAGTATCTAAGGGTACCTTGCCGATTGATGGCCAAACCAAGGAGCTCTTCTATCCTTTTCGTTGCTTCTGCACCCGCAAGGAT ATACGAGTTAATGAAGTTGCAGTAGAAGACATCGATGTGTCCCGAGCCCTCATCGATTATGTCAACAACAACTTGATTGAGAATTTGGTTGTCGGTTCCACGGTTAAGAATGGTTTTATGAG AAGATTCAAGATTGTTGATATCCCAGGCAATGTGTCCAAAGGGGCACCTGAATTTTGCAATGTTTACGTCATTTCCAAGGGAAAGATATCATCGGTCAGGTCAGCCTCCCTCCTTGTCCCGACAGAATCTCCATCTCAAGCGCAGAACCAAGTTAATCCACAATCTGGTTCAACCGACACAAATTTCATGCAAAGTAACAACGCACGAGGTATGA GAAATATCGTCAATAGACCGCTGCCGTTGGCATCCAAGACACCAATGGATGAGATTGACACGATCGA GTCACCATTTACTAGAGGAAATGCTTCAAACAGATCTTACGGAGATTTTGCGACGCTTGATACGGACACATCATTTGTGAGCTCTGGTAGGCCAAGCACCGAGCGCATGATTCACACACTAGATCCAGAAATGTCTATGGCCTCCCGTCTGTCAAACAGCTCAGATACAGAAAACCGATCGAGTTTTGGATCTCAATTCTCTAATGCCATGTCATCGGATGCAAATTACAGCTTTGGAATCTTGTCATCAAGTTCACATGAAAGTGGAAACTATTCATGGTCAGGATCCCAAACCCTG GATGATGTAGAAGCAGAGATGGCCAGGCTCAAGATGGAACTCAAACAGACAATGGATATGTACAGCACAGCCTGCAAGGAAGCTCTTTGTGCAAAACAGAAA GCACTGGAGCTTAACCGCTGGAAAATGGAAGAACGACAGAAACTTGAAGAGGCCCGACTAGCTGAGGAAGCAGCGTTGGCCATGGcagagaaagaaaaagaaaagtgcAGGGCAGCTATTGAGAAAGCCGAAACTGCTCAAAGAATAGCTGAACTTGAAGCACACAAAAGAATGAATGCTGAAATGAAAGCAGTCAAAGAAgcagaggagaagaagaaagtGCTGCAAAAGTTAGCACATGGTGATGCTCGATATCGGAAATACACAATAGAGGAGATTGAAGTGGCCACAGAGTACTTCTCGCAAACTCGTAAAATAGGGGAAGGCGGGTATGGTCCAGTGTACAAGTGTTACCTTGATCATACGCCGGTGGCCATAAAAGTTCTTCGTCCAGATGCAGCACAAGGAAGATCGCAGTTCCAGCAAGAG GTTGAAGTTCTGAGTTGCATCCGACATCCCAACATGGTGCTTCTCCTTGGAGCATGCCCTGAGTATGGCTGCTTAGTCTATGAATACATGGCTAACGGTAGCTTGGACGACTGTCTCTTCAGGCGAGGAAACAATCCAGTGCTCTCTTGGCAACTGAGATTCCGAATAGCTGCAGAAATTGGCACAGGCCTCCTTTTCCTCCACCAGACCAAGCCAGAGCCACTAGTACATAGAGACCTAAAACCAGGAAACATTTTGCTAGACAGAAACTTCGTGAGCAAGATCAGTGATGTTGGCTTGGCAAGGCTTGTTCCTCATTCAGTAGCTGACAATGCCACACAATATCTCATGACTTCAACAGCTGGAACTTTTTGCTACATAGATCCTGAATATCAGCAAACTGGCATGCTCGGAATAAAGTCTGACATCTACTCGTTTGGGGTAATGCTTCTTCAAATAATAACAGCCAGATCCCCGATGGGTTTGACTCATCACATTGAGAGGGCTATCGAAAGGGGAACTTTTGCTGACGTGCTTGACCAAGCAGTTACGGATTGGCCAGTAGAAGAGGCCATGAATTTCGCAAAGCTAGCCCTTAAGTGCACAGAATTGAGGCGTAAAGATAGACCAGATCTCGGAACTGTGATTTTGCCCGAGCTTGAGAGGTTAAGAGCTCTTGCTGAAGAAAGTATGCCTAACATTGCACAAATTCCCAGTCGAAAGACCTCACCAAAT
- the LOC140971821 gene encoding 3-ketoacyl-CoA synthase 15-like produces the protein MASTREYFSSEIVNRGIEDLGPFAGSPSFSVRVRRGLPDFLSSVNLKYVKLGYGYLINHGIGFCFVVAPVFVVLMGTLSGKLRWDDFYLKFEVGKALLYLGFLCLVVYVYLDLTPRTTYLVDFACCRPPNELKITKDEYIELAKKSGQFNDAAIQFQQRVLENSGLGDETYLPRVLFQPNYEKELKGGREEAAAMMFGAVDELISVTRLRLKDIKILIVNCGVLNTTPSLSAMLINHYKLGQGIQSFNIGGMGCAAGITAVDLANDLLNAYPGSYALVVSTEVIRFTWYGGNELDMVLPNCFLRMGAAAVLLSNRRRDRWCAKYQLKQLVRTHKGMDDRSFKSIQIKEDSQGKQGLSVSKDIIEIGGQALKANITTLGPLVLPVSEQFHFFKSLLLKKKFTSKPYIPDYKLAFEHVCILPTSKKVLDAIQKNLDLTDEYMEASRKTLERFGNTSSSSIWYELAYLEAKGKVKNGDRIWQLAFGSGLKCNSVVWRAVANIREVKRSNPWNEK, from the exons ATGGCGAGCACAAGGGAGTACTTTTCATCCGAAATCGTGAACCGGGGCATCGAGGACTTGGGTCCATTCGCGGGTTCCCCGAGTTTCTCCGTAAGGGTTCGACGCGGCCTGCCGGATTTCCTTAGTAGTGTGAATTTGAAATACGTGAAACTCGGCTACGGTTACCTTATCAACCATGGAATTGGTTTTTGCTTCGTGGTGGCGCCTGTTTTTGTTGTGTTAATGGGTACACTAAGTGGGAAGCTACGTTGGGACGATTTTTACTTGAAATTTGAAGTTGGGAAGGCACTTCTTTACTTGGGATTCTTGTGTTTGGTTGTGTATGTGTATCTTGATTTGACTCCTCGTACCACTTATTTGGTTGACTTTGCATGTTGCCGACCACCAAATGAACTTAAG ATCACAAAAGATGAATACATAGAATTAGCCAAGAAATCCGGCCAGTTCAACGACGCTGCAATCCAATTCCAGCAGCGTGTCCTCGAGAATTCCGGCCTTGGCGACGAAACCTACCTTCCCCGAGTCTTGTTCCAGCCTAACTACGAGAAAGAGTTGAAGGGAGGCCGGGAAGAGGCGGCTGCGATGATGTTTGGCGCGGTGGACGAGCTCATTTCCGTCACGCGCCTCCGTCTGAAAGATATCAAGATACTCATAGTCAACTGCGGAGTTCTCAACACAACCCCTTCGCTCTCCGCCATGCTTATCAACCATTACAAACTTGGCCAGGGAATCCAGAGCTTCAATATCGGAGGGATGGGCTGCGCCGCCGGGATCACCGCCGTGGATCTGGCGAACGATCTTTTGAATGCATATCCTGGATCGTATGCATTGGTGGTGAGTACTGAAGTTATCAGGTTTACGTGGTATGGTGGGAATGAATTGGACATGGTGCTCCCCAATTGCTTCCTCCGCATGGGGGCTGCCGCCGTTTTGCTCTCCAATCGCCGCCGTGATCGGTGGTGCGCCAAGTATCAGTTAAAGCAG TTGGTTAGAACCCACAAAGGAATGGATGATAGAAGCTTCAAAAGCATACAAATCAAGGAAGATTCACAAGGTAAACAAGGCCTCTCAGTGAGCAAAGACATCATAGAAATAGGTGGACAAGCACTCAAGGCCAATATCACTACATTAGGCCCTCTAGTTCTCCCCGTCTCCGAGCAATTCCACTTCTTCAAATCCCTCCTTTTGAAGAAAAAGTTCACCTCCAAGCCCTACATCCCCGATTACAAGCTCGCGTTCGAGCATGTATGCATCCTCCCCACGAGCAAGAAAGTTCTAGATGCTATACAGAAGAACTTGGATCTTACAGATGAGTACATGGAAGCGTCAAGAAAGACGTTGGAACGATTCGGTAACACCTCTAGCAGTAGTATTTGGTATGAATTGGCCTATTTGGAAGCTAAAGGTAAGGTTAAAAATGGAGATAGGATATGGCAATTGGCTTTTGGTTCTGGTTTGAAGTGTAATAGCGTGGTGTGGAGGGCTGTGGCCAATATCAGGGAGGTGAAGAGGAGTAACCCTTGGAATGAAAAGTGA
- the LOC140971820 gene encoding pollen receptor-like kinase 1, with the protein MIKMSVKHIFLSPGSRINILFFIVFLNFITSSAVSDAEVLVKFKQSLKNADALSSWDENKSPCNGDNEIWNGVLCEQGTVWGLKLENMGLKGVVDVEALAQMPNLRTISFMNNNFDGPLPDLHKLSAIKTIYLSYNQFSGDVPPSVFTGMSSLKKIYMANNKLSGSIPESLTALPRLKELMLENNEFEGAIPPFPQDRLKVFNASNNKLEGEIPNGLSHVDASAFNGNKDLCGAPLKACSAPSKLSIGAIVIVVVLVVVAITALVIVAIILRRRKKSSQQPDESPASANLKIMEQGQANANSLSPDHPGQAKKSEQSAKLTFLKEDREKFEMPDLLKASAEILGSGVFGSTYKTSLNEGKMMVVKRFRHMNNVSKEDFNEHMRRLGRLNHQNLLPIVAFYYKKEEKLLVSDYAENISLAVHLHGNRSRGIPCPDWPTRLKIVKGIAEGLAYLYNELPCLTAPHGHLKSSNVLLDATFNPLLSDYGFIPIVNQEHAIEHMIAYKSPEYKQTGRITKKTDVWSFGILVLEILTGRFPSNFLQQGKGDDTDLATWVDSVVRDESNLELVLDRDMGGTGNSEGEMMKLLRIGLSCCEVDVEKRPEFKEAAAMVEEIKEKDEEFYSSYASEGDTRSSRGLSDDFVHVTFK; encoded by the exons ATGATCAAGATGTCTGTCAAACACATCTTTCTCTCGCCGGGCTCGCGTATAAACATTTTGTTTTTTATCGTcttcttgaattttatcacgTCATCTGCCGTTTCCGATGCCGAAGTATTGGTCAAATTCAAACAATCACTCAAGAATGCCGATGCATTATCTAGTTGGGACGAGAACAAGTCTCCATGCAATGGGGATAACGAGATCTGGAATGGGGTTCTGTGCGAACAGGGAACTGTCTGGGGACTGAAACTCGAGAATATGGGATTAAAGGGTGTAGTTGATGTGGAAGCCCTCGCACAAATGCCGAACTTGAGAACAATAAGCTTCATGAATAACAATTTTGATGGCCCTTTGCCTGACCTACATAAACTTAGTGCTATTAAAACTATTTACTTGTCATATAACCAATTCTCTGGGGACGTTCCGCCAAGCGTTTTCACTGGGATGTCCTCGTTGAAGAAGATTTATATGGCCAACAATAAATTGTCGGGCTCGATCCCAGAATCTTTGACGGCATTGCCTAGGCTCAAGGAGTTGATGCTGgaaaataatgaatttgaaGGGGCGATACCTCCTTTTCCACAAGACAGGTTGAAAGTTTTCAATGCGTCGAACAATAAGTTGGAGGGAGAGATCCCTAATGGTCTAAGTCATGTCGATGCTTCGGCTTTTAATG GCAACAAAGATCTATGCGGGGCGCCGCTAAAAGCATGTTCAGCCCCGAGCAAACTCTCCATCGGGGCAATAGTCATTGTCGTGGTGCTGGTGGTGGTGGCCATAACTGCCCTAGTCATTGTGGCCATCATCCTCCGCCGACGCAAGAAATCATCGCAGCAACCAGACGAATCCCCGGCCTCGgccaatttaaaaataatggaACAAGGCCAAGCTAATGCAAACTCCCTTTCCCCAGATCACCCCGGTCAGGCCAAGAAATCCGAGCAAAGCGCAAAACTAACCTTCTTGAAAGAAGACAGGGAGAAGTTCGAGATGCCGGATCTGCTGAAAGCCTCAGCGGAGATTCTGGGCAGCGGTGTGTTCGGATCCACGTACAAGACCAGCCTGAATGAAGGGAAGATGATGGTTGTCAAGAGATTCAGACACATGAATAACGTGAGCAAGGAGGATTTTAATGAGCATATGAGGAGATTGGGGAGATTGAATCATCAGAACTTGCTTCCCATTGTGGCTTTCTATTATAAGAAAGAGGAGAAGCTGTTGGTTTCAGATTATGCGGAGAATATCAGTCTTGCTGTTCACCTTCATG gAAATCGATCTCGTGGAATCCCATGCCCCGACTGGCCAACTCGTCTAAAAATAGTGAAAGGAATCGCGGAAGGCCTCGCATATCTCTACAACGAACTCCCATGCTTAACAGCACCGCATGGCCATCTCAAATCCTCCAACGTCCTCCTGGACGCGACCTTCAATCCCCTCCTCAGCGACTACGGATTCATCCCCATCGTCAACCAAGAACACGCGatagaacacatgatcgcctaCAAGTCCCCCGAGTACAAGCAAACGGGCCGAATCACCAAGAAAACCGACGTGTGGAGTTTCGGAATCCTCGTCCTGGAGATCCTGACCGGCCGGTTCCCTTCGAACTTCCTGCAACAAGGGAAGGGCGATGACACAGATTTGGCGACGTGGGTAGACTCCGTAGTGAGGGACGAGAGCAATCTTGAGCTGGTTTTGGATAGAGACATGGGGGGAACTGGGAACTCTGAGGGGGAAATGATGAAGCTTTTGAGGATTGGGCTGAGTTGCTGCGAGGTGGATGTGGAGAAGCGACCCGAGTTTAAGGAAGCTGCGGCCATGGTTGAGGAGATTAAGGAAAAAGATGAAGAGTTCTATTCATCGTACGCGAGCGAAGGTGATACGAGGAGTTCCAGGGGGTTGTCCGATGATTTCGTTCATGTTACGTTTAAATGA
- the LOC140971816 gene encoding uncharacterized protein has translation MVEIEWKKKKMLSVNFSFLKLTEHYGSTKQTNAYRSPINFKEPNGAVGLGILAALEQQHDEDPIFRSAFLAISPKSLKYPITVHVNENLLKKNEVDKKLSVEETELCEEYTCLISHEGENLIRKREYFYAGSVGNNDGFHGVSAVNGNGDGFEVFSDSSVGFGSDMATFWTSDFLTSCFLCKKFLHGLDIFMYRGEKAFCSAECRCKQISIDEQKEKCHTEARKPIECSASACSGASQFISGVAAA, from the exons ATGGTTGAAATAGAatggaaaaagaagaagatgctATCTGTAAATTTTTCCTTTCTTAAACTCACCGAACACTACGGCTCCACAAAACAGACCAATGCCTATAGATCTCCGATTAACTTTAAGGAGCCAAACGGAGCCGTGGGACTTGGTATTCTTGCAGCCCTCGAACAGCAACATGATGAAGATCCGATCTTTAGGAGTGCGTTTCTTGCAATCTCCCCAAAATCATTAAAATACCCAATCACGGTACAtgtaaatgaaaatttattgaaaaagaaCGAGGTTGATAAGAAGCTTAGCGTGGAGGAAACGGAGTTGTGTGAGGAGTACACTTGTCTGATATCTCATGAGGGTGAGAATCTGATAAGGAAAAGGGAATACTTTTATGCTGGTTCTGTGGGAAATAATGATGGTTTTCACGGGGTTTCTGCTGTTAATGGAAATGGTGATGGTTTTGAAGTGTTCTCTGATTCTTCAGTCGGTTTTGGAAGTGATATGGCCACCTTTTGGACCTCAGATTTTCTAACTTCTTGCTTTCTTTGCAAGAAGTTCCTTCACGGCTTGGATATTTTTATGTAcag AGGGGAGAAGGCGTTCTGTAGCGCAGAGTGTCGTTGCAAGCAAATCTCAATTGATGAACAGAAAGAGAAATGTCACACCGAGGCGAGGAAGCCCATAGAGTGCTCTGCTTCAGCTTGCTCGGGTGCGTCACAGTTCATTTCTGGTGTTGCTGCAGCTTGA